The Polyodon spathula isolate WHYD16114869_AA chromosome 13, ASM1765450v1, whole genome shotgun sequence genome includes a region encoding these proteins:
- the LOC121325566 gene encoding transcription factor 25-like produces the protein MASLNNRANRVAPDESTLSLFFQSLLPNFNLQGGVKPEGDLEVTRAGRQLNQEVNQLMGAMRDMLVNIQFQEPRREDNPERDDEEWD, from the exons ATGGCCTCTTTGAACAACAg AGCTAATAGAGTTGCTCCTGATGAAAGCACTTTATCCCTGTTTTTCCAATCTCTACTGCCAAACTTCAACCTACAG GGTGGCGTAAAGCCTGAGGGGGACCTGGAAGTGACCCGTGCTGGGCGACAGCTGAACCAGGAAGTGAACCAGCTAATGGGGGCTATGAGGGACATGCTGGTTAATATCCAATTTCAGGAGCCACGGCGTGAGGACAACCCAGAGAGGGATGATGAGGAGTGGGATTGA